One Ficedula albicollis isolate OC2 chromosome 15, FicAlb1.5, whole genome shotgun sequence genomic window carries:
- the CMKLR1 gene encoding chemokine-like receptor 1, giving the protein MALPNLSDYLDGLNNYSDYADYTYEDTGSAWADPAHNPKDITRILSVIIYSVSCVLGILGNGLVIAIIALKMKKSVNAVWFLNLAVADFLFNIFLPINIAYTAMSYHWIFGTVMCKLNSFLLILNMYTSVLLLTTISFDRYVSVVFPVWSQNHRSPSLAYGVCVVIWSLGIVMSCPSLVFRDTAQSRGSVICFSNFSLSRNRSYHGLALARHRTVNVTRFLAGYILPITIITFCYVAIVINLRRNRLAKSKKPFKIIVTIIVTFFLCWSPYHLLNLLETVPDAVPWSVFEIFIPLTTALAASNSCMNPVLYVFMGQDFKKFKVTLLSRLVNALSEETGHSSIVHRSFSKISSMTEKETTVV; this is encoded by the coding sequence ATGGCTCTGCCCAACCTGTCTGATTACCTGGATGGCCTCAACAACTACAGCGACTACGCCGACTACACCTACGAGGACACGGGCAGTGCGTGGGCAGACCCGGCCCACAACCCCAAGGACATCACCAGGATCCTGTCTGTCATCATCTACAGCGTCTCCTGCGTGCTGGGCATCCTGGGCAACGGCCTGGTCATCGCCATCATCGCCCTCAAGATGAAGAAATCTGTCAACGCCGTCTGGTTCCTCAACCTGGCCGTGGCCGACTTCCTCTTCAACATCTTCCTGCCCATCAACATCGCCTACACGGCCATGAGCTACCACTGGATCTTCGGGACGGTCATGTGCAAGCTCAACTCCTTCCTGCTCATCCTCAACATGTACACCAGcgtgctgctgctcaccaccATCAGCTTCGACCGCTACGTGTCCGTGGTGTTCCCGGTGTGGTCGCAGAACCACCGCTCGCCCAGCCTGGCCTACGGCGTGTGCGTGGTCATCTGGAGCCTGGGCATCGTCATGAGCTGCCCCTCGCTCGTCTTCCGCGACACGGCGCAGAGCCGCGGCTCCGTCATCTGCTTCAGCAACTTCTCGCTCTCCAGGAACAGATCCTACCACGGGCTGGCGCTGGCCAGGCACCGCACGGTGAACGTCACCAGGTTCCTGGCTGGCTACATCCTGcccatcaccatcatcacctTCTGCTACGTCGCCATCGTCATCAACCTGCGCCGCAACCGCCTGGCCAAGTCCAAGAAGCCCTTCAAGATCATCGTCACCATCATTGTCAccttcttcctctgctggagTCCCTACCACCTGCTGAACCTGCTGGAGACGGTGCCCGACGCCGTGCCCTGGTCGGTGTTTGAGATCTTCATCCCGCTCACCACGGCTCTGGCGGCCTCCAACAGCTGCATGAACCCCGTGCTCTACGTCTTCATGGGCCAGGACTTCAAGAAGTTCAAGGTGACTCTCCTTTCCAGGCTGGTGAACGCCCTCAGCGAGGAGACAGGGCACTCCAGCATCGTGCACAGGAGCTTCTCCAAGATCTCCTCCATGACTGAGAAAGAGACAACGGTTGTGTAA